Part of the Candidatus Tanganyikabacteria bacterium genome is shown below.
GGAAGCCGTTAATTACTGCGCTTCAGGGGAGATTTGGGTAAAGGAATTGTTTGGAGATCGTTTCCCGCCGCCGTCCCGGCGCCAGTAGGCCCACGCGATCAGGGCGATTCCCCCGAGGACCATCGGCAACGAGAGGGTCTGGCCCATCGAAAGCGGCCCCAGCACGGCGCCGGTGGGATTGGTGGGGGTTACGAACTGGTGATCGGGGTTGCGGAAGAACTCGATGGTGAAGCGAATCAGCCCGTAGCCGGCCAGGAACGTGCCGAAGAGCGCCCCGTTCGGCGGTTTGCGCGTGGAGTAGAAGACCAGGATCGCCAGGAGGGCAATCCCTTCCAGCAGCAACTCGTAAAGCTGGGACGGGTGCCGCGGCAGGCCGTCCGGCGCCCAGGGGGTGGGCGCGGTGGGGAAGACCATGGCCCAGGGCACGTCGGTGACCTTGCCCCAGAGTTCGCCGTTGATGAAGTTGCCGAAGCGCCCGAGGGCCAGGCCGATCGGCACGCCGACGACCGTGATGTCGGCGATCGCGGAAAACGGGATGCCCTTCTTGCGGCTCCACCACCACCCCGCGAGGATGGTGCCGATGAGGCCGCCGTGGAAGGCCATGCCGCCCTGCCAGACGTAGGCGATCTCCCAGGGCCTGGCGAGATACTGGGCCGGGTTGTAGAGCAGGACGTAGCCGAGGCGCCCGCCGAGGATGACGCCCATGATCAGGTGGCCGACGAAGTCGCTGATGTCGTTATCGTCCAGGCCCAGGTTGCGCACGCGGTTCTGCCACCTCAGGACCTGGTACTCGGCGATGAACCCCAGGATGTACATGAGGCCGTACCAGTGCACCGGGACGGGCCCGACCTTGAAGGCGACCGGGTCGAAGTGCGGGTAGGGCAGTACGAGCGGCAAATCCACGACAAGGTAAACTATAGCGTGATCGATCACAGCCTACTAATTCTTGTCCTGGTCATCGCGCTAGCTCTCGCCTTCGACTTCATCAACGGCTTCCACGACACGGCCAACGCGATCGCTACCTCGGTCTCGACCCGCGTGTTGACCCCCCGGAGAGCCATCATGATGGCGGCCGTGCTCAATTTCGTGGGCGCCTTGACGGTCGGCACGGCAGTCGCGAAAACCATGGGCAAGGGCATCATCGATCCGGCCCTCGCAACCCAGTTCCTGGTGCTCGCCGCGGTCGCGTCGGCCATCATCTGGAACCTGGTCACCTGGTACTGGGGCATCCCGAGTTCGAGTTCGCATGCCCTGGTCGGCGGCATCGTCGGGGCGGGCATCGCCGAGGCCGGCTTCGGGGCGATCAAGTGGTTCGATCCGAAGGGGGTCCTGCTCATTCTGAAGGGCCTGGTCCTGTCGCCCACCGCGGGCTTCCTTGGCGCGTTCGCCATCATGGTCGCGCTGACGATCCTGCTGTTCCGGAGCCCGCGAGCGGCCATCGGCAAGACGT
Proteins encoded:
- a CDS encoding prolipoprotein diacylglyceryl transferase → MPYPHFDPVAFKVGPVPVHWYGLMYILGFIAEYQVLRWQNRVRNLGLDDNDISDFVGHLIMGVILGGRLGYVLLYNPAQYLARPWEIAYVWQGGMAFHGGLIGTILAGWWWSRKKGIPFSAIADITVVGVPIGLALGRFGNFINGELWGKVTDVPWAMVFPTAPTPWAPDGLPRHPSQLYELLLEGIALLAILVFYSTRKPPNGALFGTFLAGYGLIRFTIEFFRNPDHQFVTPTNPTGAVLGPLSMGQTLSLPMVLGGIALIAWAYWRRDGGGKRSPNNSFTQISPEAQ
- a CDS encoding inorganic phosphate transporter, yielding MIDHSLLILVLVIALALAFDFINGFHDTANAIATSVSTRVLTPRRAIMMAAVLNFVGALTVGTAVAKTMGKGIIDPALATQFLVLAAVASAIIWNLVTWYWGIPSSSSHALVGGIVGAGIAEAGFGAIKWFDPKGVLLILKGLVLSPTAGFLGAFAIMVALTILLFRSPRAAIGKTFRWLQIGSAAFMSFSHGANDAQKAMGIITLALASGGLVPKSDAGFYVPLWVMVACAVAMGLGTAVGGWRIIKTMGSKIVKLEPIHGFAAETSAATVMMAAAHFGMPISTTHCISGAIMGVGATRRLSAVRWGVAGNILVAWVLTIPITALIAYFIFYFLRGLGFH